In the Wyeomyia smithii strain HCP4-BCI-WySm-NY-G18 chromosome 2, ASM2978416v1, whole genome shotgun sequence genome, one interval contains:
- the LOC129724267 gene encoding mismatch repair endonuclease PMS2 codes for MIEIEDVIEPTPTCEESKKINAIDKETVHKICSGQVVLNLAIAVKELVENSLDAGATIVEIKLKEHGSELVEVCDNGSGVEERNFVAMTAKYHTSKLKEFSDLACIETFGFRGEALSSLCALADMVIITRHELAAHGTKLHLDNHGVIIRENPCARSVGTTVSLSNLFATLPVRRKEFQKNIKKEFIKMCHILQAYCLVSVGVRIICTNQNKKGVKSVVMSTQGTGQTVLDNITTVFGAKQTAELVQLKPAINSSGKIMDLNASDFDDSLSLTQEEVDSLNLSRYNIEGYVSSCAHGSGRSSKDRQFFYINSRPCEPVQIIKLINETYHKYNTNQNPFVYLNLKMDRSDVDVNLTPDKRQILVNNEKILLLALKKSLIKTYGCIPSTYKVQNVDVSATSRLLNISIKSDKEDHTEEENDSLVIDYTSQKLSETFSQWKATVTPKDIPSPIKVTGKRKREIIGKMEKIQPFLVKTLQTAAENDLSFEHKSDFENMAKMARNSTMVGEEILETGSEIDQMQTASFDTLPLLADNVESMDFGSSKAEEVVELIKCKNISPNEGNTLKLEIKPEGLICMEKKEHDFPSITFPREPNFRLSSTPNVKIETIEVETTDIETSPQINDGRTIDVDMNALTKILSLEQKLRQADNKEQPSLTRLKFKSKINPSNNRAAEDELQTEISRTEFPRMDIIGQFNLGFIVVRLDQDMFIIDQHASDEKFNFEDLQKNTVLQNQKLVVPQQLELTAVNEMILMDNLEIFEMNGFKFEIDGAAEPTKKVKLLAKPYSKNWEFGKEDIDELVFMLQDAPNSICRPSRVKAMFASRACRKSVMIGNALSMAEMRRLINHMGEIEQPWNCPHGRPTMRHLINLSMIAQTASLAKENE; via the exons ATGATAGAAATAGAGGACGTAATCGAACCAACGCCAACTTGCGAGGAATCCAAGAAAATTAATGCCATCGACAAGGAAACCGTACATAAAATCTGCTCCGGTCAAGTGGTGTTGAATCTTGCTATCGCAGTTAAGGAGCTTGTTGAGAACTCTTTAGATGCCGGAGCAACTATTGTAGAAATTAAACTGAAGGAACATGGGTCTGAGTTAGTGGAAGTTTGTGATAATGGCAGTGGGGTGGAGGAGCGAAACTTTGTGGCAATGACGGCTAAGTATCACACTTCAAAGCTAAAAGAATTTTCCGATCTTGCATGCATAGAAACATTTGGTTTTCGCGGGGAAGCGCTAAGCTCACTATGTGCTTTAGCAGATATGGTAATCATAACACGGCACGAGCTTGCTGCGCACGGGACCAAGCTACATCTGGACAACCATGGAGTCATAATTCGAGAAAACCCTTGCGCCAGATCCGTAGGAACAACGGTTTCACTATCGAATTTGTTTGCAACATTACCAGTTCGAagaaaagaatttcaaaaaaacatcaaaaaagaGTTCATCAAAATGTGCCATATTCTACAGGCGTATTGTCTGGTATCGGTTGGAGTTAGAATAATCTGCACAAATCAAAACAAGAAGGGCGTTAAATCAGTTGTTATGAGCACCCAAGGTACTGGTCAAACAGTTTTGGATAATATAACAACAGTTTTCGGAGCAAAACAAACAGCCGAGTTGGTTCAGTTGAAACCAGCCATCAACAGTAGCGGTAAAATCATGGATTTAAATGCCAGTGACTTTGATGATAGTTTATCACTCACACAAGAAGAAGTCGATAGTCTGAATCTTTCCAGATACAATATTGAAGGATATGTCTCTAGCTGTGCTCACGGTTCTGGTCGTTCTTCTAAAGATCGTCAATTTTTCTACATCAACTCAAGACCATGCGAGCCAGTACAAATAATTAAACTTATAAATGAAACATACCATAAATATAATACTAATCAAAATCCCTTCGtttatttaaatttgaaaatggaTCGATCTGACGTTGATGTAAATTTAACTCCGGACAAACGCCAAATTTTGGttaataatgaaaaaatacttttgCTAGCGTTGAAAAAGTCTCTCATTAAAACCTATGGTTGTATTCCGTCGACTTATAAAGTGCAAAATGTAGATGTCAGTGCGACCAGTCGACTTTTGAATATTTCTATCAAGTCGGACAAAGAGGATCATACAGAGGAAGAAAATGATAGTCTTGTGATAGATTATACCTCACAGAAACTGTCGGAAACGTTTAGTCAGTGGAAAGCAACAGTGACACCCAAAGACATTCCTTCTCCCATAAAAGTAACTGGAAAACGAAAAAGAGAAATAATTGGAAAAATGGAGAAAATCCAACCTTTTCTGGTAAAGACTCTGCAGACAGCAGCTGAGaatgatttaagttttgaacaTAAGTCTGATTTCGAAAACATGGCAAAAATGGCGAGAAACTCAACTATGGTTGGTGAGGAAATTCTCGAAACTGGAAGCGAGATCGACCAGATGCAAACAGCATCATTTGATACATTACCATTGTTAGCAGATAATGTCGAATCGATGG ATTTCGGTTCGTCGAAAGCCGAGGAAGTTGTGGAACtaatcaaatgtaaaaatataaGTCCAAATGAAGGCAATACGCTGAAGTTAGAAATAAAACCAGAAGGCCTTATATGCATGGAGAAAAAGGAACACGATTTTCCTTCTATTACCTTTCCACGCGAGCCAAATTTTCGACTGAGTTCcacaccaaatgtaaaaatcGAAACGATTGAAGTCGAAACAACGGATATAGAAACCTCACCACAAATTAACGACGGTAGAACTATTGATGTTGATATgaatgcgttgacaaaaattctCAGTCTGGAGCAGAAATTACGACAGGCTGACAATAAAGAGCAACCGTCTTTGACACGCTTGAAGTTCAAGAGCAAAATCAACCCTTCAAATAACCGCGCCGCTGAAGATGAATTGCAAACGGAAATCTCAAGAACAGAGTTTCCACGAATGGATATTATTGGTCAATTCAATCTGGGATTCATTGTTGTTCGTTTAGATCAGGATATGTTCATCATTGATCAACATGCCTCAGatgagaaattcaattttgAAGATCTTCAAAAAAACACGGTACTGCAAAACCAGAAGTTAGTCGTCCCCCAACAGTTAGAATTAACCGCTGTAAACGAGATGATTCTCATGGATAATTtagaaatatttgaaatgaatgGGTTCAAGTTTGAAATAGATGGCGCAGCAGAACcgacaaaaaaagtaaaactattGGCGAAACCGTACAGTAAGAATTGGGAATTCGGTAAGGAGGATATCGATGAACTGGTATTTATGCTGCAAGATGCTCCTAATTCTATCTGTCGTCCTTCACGTGTTAAAGCCATGTTTGCATCACGTGCGTGCCGAAAATCTGTTATGATCGGGAATGCTCTATCAATGGCAGAAATGCGACGGCTAATCAATCACATGGGAGAAATTGAACAACCATGG AATTGTCCCCATGGGCGACCTACGATGCGACATTTAATCAACCTGTCAATGATAGCCCAAACTGCGAGTTTAGCTAAGGAAAACGAATGA
- the LOC129724268 gene encoding glutamate-rich WD repeat-containing protein 1, whose translation MSKEEQMEFAEDQSLENAILAGESDDEDEDMGTNAGANSQVYLPGRKLNNDEELVCDESAYVMLHQAHTGAPCLSFDIIPDPLGEDREKFPLTAFLVAGTQAARTHVNNVIIMKMSNLHRTSKKQDTDDESDSDEYSDEEDVDDKRPQMSCALIKHAGCVNRIRSTTFNNNRYVATWSEMGRVSIYNINDQLEAVDNEHSCKTYENNQVGDGVKADFTFSGHQKEGFAIDWCTTIRGMLATGDCRRDIHIWRPNDKGSWTVDQRPLVGHTDSVEDIQWSPNEPNVLATCSVDKSIRIWDCRAAPTKACMLTAANAHESDVNVISWNKNEPLLASGGDDGYLHIWDLRQFQSKSIVATFKHHTNHVTTVEWHPKESTILASGGDDDQIALWDLSVERDDEQERNDPTLKDLPPQLLFIHQGQTEIKELHWHPQLKGVLLSTAHSGFNIFRTISI comes from the exons ATGTCCAAAGAAGAACAGATGGAGTTCGCCGAGGATCAAAGCTTAGAGAATGCGATTCTCGCAGGAGAAAGCGATGATGAGGATGAAGACATGGGGACTAATGCTGGCGCTAACAGCCAGGTTTATTTGCCGGGTCGAAAACTGAACAACGACGAGGAACTCGTTTGTGACGAATCGGCGTATGTTATGTTGCACCAGGCTCATACTGGAGCCCCTTGTCTTAGTTTTGATATCATACCGGATCCGTTAGGCGAAGATAGAGAGAAATTTCCATTGACGGCATTTTTAGTGGCTGGAACGCAAGCTGCCAGAACTCATGTAAACAACGTAATTATCATGAAAATGTCCAACCTGCATCGCACTTCAAAAAAGCAGGACACTGATGACGAATCAGATTCAGATGAATACAGTGACGAGGAGGATGTAGATGATAAACGACCTCAAATGAGTTGCGCTCTGATAAAGCACGCTGGATGCGTGAATCGGATTAGGTcaacaacatttaacaataaTCGTTATGTAGCAACGTGGAGTGAAATGGGACGGGTTAGCATTTATAATATCAATGATCAGCTGGAAGCGGTTGATAACGAGCATTCGTGCAAAACCTATGAAAATAATCAGGTCGGAGATGGCGTTAAGGCGGACTTTACATTTTCTGGACATCAAAAAGAAGGATTTGCCATTGATTGGTGTACCACTATTCGGGGTATGCTTGCAACTGGAGATTGCCGAAGAGATATTCACATTTGGAGACCAAATGACAAGGGCTCATGGACGGTTGATCAACGACCGCTTGTAGGTCACACGGATTCAGTTGAAGATATTCAGTGGAGTCCAAACGAACCAAATGTGCTTGCTACCTGTTCAGTCGATAAATCTATTCGTATTTGGGATTGTAGAGCAGCCCCCACAAAGGCTTGCATGCTTACAGCGGCAAATGCTCACGAAAGCGACGTGAATGTTATCAGTTGGAACAAAAATGAACCATTGCTTGCTAGTG gtggagaTGACGGTTATTTACACATTTGGGATCTACGGCaatttcaatcaaaatcaatCGTAGCAACATTTAAGCACCATACTAATCATGTTACAACCGTTGAGTGGCATCCGAAGGAATCTACAATCCTAGCTTCTGGCGGTGACGACGACCAAATTGCCTTATGGGATCTATCGGTTGAACGAGATGATGAACAGGAGCGCAATGATCCAACTCTGAAAGATCTTCCCCCTCAACTACTATTCATACATCAAGGGCAAACGGAGATCAAGGAACTACATTGGCACCCGCAACTTAAAGGTGTTTTACTATCCACTGCTCACAGTGGGTTTAATATTTTCCGAACAATCAGCATATAG
- the LOC129719758 gene encoding uncharacterized protein LOC129719758, whose amino-acid sequence MCTMRYHHFTSLKRRITEKHKRSISTKTLSADVSTQHFYEMPVYQAEEIHDDEFEDDDNKTIEEIMQIISVSICRLAADSGLPRCKIMEAINICENVVNHLTTYLEKCTVSFLQCNNVDLRNSTTLSFINKFRCLNLFKNIKSKMSQQKFLKSLVGNLPRPVEKCVGSRTVVRHSNGISKAVTVNDTFVYIPIIETLKMIFRNPKTRNILSENHDTETTCIKEYGSFESGETFGSCIFFKQHPNAIRLSIYEDDVELGNAFSSRAGKNKISNFCFKIQNFPDKWNSTPKSIFPVIYALSSTTKKHGFNKIMEPSIADLKQLQTGVDVFYGNEKFQLRATVTIFCGDTLAAHDIFGLLGPSATYFCRICTIDRPSFQKTPTTKFPHRTIEWYDANLYAVQNALIKPAECGLKSTGSILNELANFHVTTNWALDVMHDLGEGIIPLTLQLVLGRYVKQKVAGLTKDYINHRISTFNYGYVERKNRPSANITNDMLFKPNQHKMRQTAAQYFLFLRAFPFLFGHKVSSECELMQMIGHLINISRILLSPTVSEDMLIW is encoded by the coding sequence ATGTGTACCATGCGATACCATCATTTCACTTCTTTAAAACGACGTATAACTGAGAAACACAAAAGATCAATAAGTACAAAAACTCTTTCTGCCGACGTTTCGACACAACATTTTTATGAAATGCCAGTATATCAGGCTGAAGAAATTCATGACgatgaatttgaagacgacgaTAATAAAACGATAGAAGAAATAATGCAAATTATTTCAGTCAGCATATGTCGTCTTGCTGCTGATTCTGGACTTCCTCGGTGTAAAATTATGGAAGCTATCAATATTTGCGAAAACGTCGTTAATCACCTAACCACTTATTTAGAGAAGTGTACTGTCTCGTTTCTTCAATGTAACAATGTCGATTTGCGTAATTCAACTACTTTGAGTTTCATTAATAAATTTCGTtgtttaaatttattcaaaaatatcaaatcaaaaatgtcGCAGCAGAAGTTTCTAAAATCATTAGTAGGAAATTTACCACGACCAGTTGAAAAATGTGTAGGAAGTCGAACTGTGGTGCGCCATTCCAATGGGATCTCGAAGGCTGTTACAGTAAATGACACCTTTGTATACATTCCTATTATAGAaactctgaaaatgatattcagAAACCCTAAGACTCGCAACATTCTGAGCGAGAATCATGACACAGAAACCacatgcataaaagaatatggTTCATTCGAATCGGGAGAGACTTTCGGATCGTGTATCTTTTTCAAACAGCACCCGAATGCAATCCGTTTATCAATATACGAGGATGACGTGGAATTAGGGAATGCATTCAGCTCAAGAGctggaaaaaacaaaatttccaatttttgctttaaaatccaaaattttccAGATAAATGGAATAGTACACCGAAATCTATTTTCCCGGTAATTTATGCACTGTCCAGCACAACAAAAAAGCATGGATTTAACAAAATTATGGAACCTTCAATCGCAGATTTGAAACAGCTGCAAACAGGCGTTGATGTTTTTTAcggaaatgaaaaatttcaactgAGAGCTACAGTGACCATATTTTGTGGAGATACGCTAGCGGCACACGATATATTCGGATTGCTAGGACCAAGTGCTACATATTTTTGTAGAATTTGTACAATTGATCGACCCTCATTTCAAAAAACTCCCACGACGAAGTTCCCACATCGTACAATTGAATGGTATGATGCGAATCTATATGCTGTACAAAATGCTCTTATTAAACCTGCTGAATGTGGCCTGAAATCAACTGGTAGTATTTTAAACGAACTCGCAAACTTCCACGTTACAACCAATTGGGCATTGGATGTCATGCATGATCTTGGCGAAGGAATAATCCCACTGACTCTGCAATTGGTGTTAGGCCGTTATGTGAAGCAAAAAGTAGCTGGCTTAACTAAGGATTATATAAATCATCGCATTAGTACGTTTAATTATGGCTACGTAGAACGAAAAAATCGCCCATCAGCCAATATCACAAATGATATGCTTTTTAAACCCAACCAGCACAAAATGAGGCAAACGGCAGCTCAGTATTTTTTATTCCTCAGAGCCTTTCCTTTTTTATTTGGCCATAAAGTTTCATCGGAATGTGAACTAATGCAAATGATCGGCCATTTAATTAATATTAGCAGAATTTTGTTATCTCCAACAGTATCCGAAGACATGTTAATATGGTAA